From Streptomyces sp. CMB-StM0423, a single genomic window includes:
- a CDS encoding glycoside hydrolase family 36 protein, whose translation MSTLPSEAVTTAELAPAPYEPLLDTVEMAVLADGAHPAWTLSELPGGLRMLHVEAPGAAVEIRLSVPLGDAAGYWHPKAGWHRTLLADWEGRATVSLIDGLAAGCLYDHTGATLLTFAAADPAPEVALRYGVSEENDTHVVHLHLAPSATPHRFLFAPRSPSVASALRPLRAWYEARMPTPLPVPEAARLPLYCTWYAFNQAIDEAAVERQAALAADMGFGALILDDGWQRLGSGRGYAGVGDWIPDPGKFPGFTAHVERVRGTGLRYLVWVAPLLLGPRADCHPVWAPFAPARATVPGAHVLDPRHPEVRAHVVRTCLRLVRDHGLDGLKVDFLNEAMAYAGDGRGDVGHALTLLLAELREALLGVRPELLLELRQPYVGPGMAPFGNMLRSFDCPADSAANRVRTVDTSFLAIGGAVHSDPLLWDTSGPVEAAARQFIGALHAVPQVSVRLDALTAEQADAVRFWLAQWRRLRPQLLDGTTEPGRPDGLYTLVSAESEGVRVLTVHDDRIVPVRPATHRETVLVNATAGDRLAVDVEDGGGTVEIEVHGPDGRIIERTRSPLGPGLHSLPVPRTGLVLLTKPSDAT comes from the coding sequence GTGAGCACCCTGCCGTCCGAGGCCGTCACCACCGCCGAGCTGGCCCCGGCCCCCTACGAGCCGCTGCTCGACACCGTGGAGATGGCCGTCCTCGCCGACGGGGCGCACCCCGCCTGGACCCTGTCCGAACTCCCCGGCGGGCTGCGCATGCTGCACGTCGAGGCCCCCGGCGCCGCCGTCGAGATCCGGCTCTCCGTCCCGCTCGGCGACGCGGCCGGCTACTGGCACCCCAAGGCCGGCTGGCACCGTACCCTCCTCGCGGACTGGGAGGGCCGCGCCACCGTCAGCCTCATCGACGGGCTGGCCGCCGGCTGCCTCTACGACCACACCGGTGCCACGCTGCTCACCTTCGCGGCCGCCGACCCGGCCCCCGAGGTCGCGCTGCGCTACGGGGTGTCCGAGGAGAACGACACCCACGTGGTCCACCTCCACCTCGCCCCCTCCGCCACGCCGCACCGGTTCCTCTTCGCGCCGCGCAGCCCGTCGGTCGCGTCCGCGCTGAGACCGCTGCGCGCCTGGTACGAGGCCCGGATGCCGACGCCGCTGCCGGTCCCCGAGGCGGCCCGGCTGCCGCTGTACTGCACCTGGTACGCCTTCAACCAGGCGATCGACGAGGCCGCCGTCGAACGGCAGGCCGCGCTCGCCGCCGACATGGGCTTCGGGGCGCTGATCCTGGACGACGGCTGGCAGCGCCTCGGCAGCGGTCGCGGCTACGCCGGGGTGGGCGACTGGATCCCCGATCCGGGCAAGTTCCCCGGCTTCACCGCCCACGTCGAGCGCGTACGCGGCACCGGCCTGCGCTACCTGGTGTGGGTCGCGCCCCTGCTCCTCGGTCCCCGGGCGGACTGCCACCCCGTCTGGGCCCCCTTCGCCCCGGCCCGCGCCACGGTCCCCGGCGCGCACGTCCTCGACCCCCGCCATCCGGAGGTACGCGCCCACGTCGTCCGCACCTGCCTGCGCCTGGTCCGCGACCACGGCCTCGACGGCCTCAAGGTCGACTTCCTCAACGAGGCGATGGCCTACGCGGGCGACGGGCGCGGCGACGTCGGCCACGCGCTGACCCTCCTCCTCGCCGAACTGCGGGAGGCGCTGCTCGGCGTACGGCCCGAGCTGCTGCTGGAGCTGCGCCAGCCGTACGTCGGCCCCGGCATGGCCCCCTTCGGCAACATGCTGCGGTCCTTCGACTGCCCGGCCGACTCCGCCGCCAACCGGGTCCGTACCGTCGACACCTCCTTCCTGGCCATCGGCGGCGCCGTCCACTCCGACCCGCTGCTGTGGGACACGAGCGGGCCGGTCGAGGCGGCGGCCCGGCAGTTCATCGGCGCCCTGCACGCGGTGCCGCAGGTCTCCGTACGCCTGGACGCCCTCACCGCGGAGCAGGCCGACGCGGTCCGCTTCTGGCTGGCCCAGTGGCGCCGGCTGCGCCCCCAACTGCTCGACGGCACGACCGAACCAGGGCGTCCCGACGGGCTCTACACCCTGGTCAGCGCGGAGTCCGAGGGTGTACGGGTGCTCACGGTGCACGACGACCGCATCGTTCCGGTACGGCCCGCCACCCACCGCGAGACGGTCCTCGTCAACGCGACGGCCGGGGACCGCCTGGCCGTCGACGTCGAGGACGGCGGCGGGACCGTGGAAATCGAAGTCCACGGTCCTGACGGACGTATCATCGAGCGGACCCGCAGCCCACTCGGACCCGGTCTGCACAGCCTCCCGGTCCCGAGGACCGGCCTGGTACTGCTGACGAAGCCCAGTGACGCGACGTGA
- a CDS encoding ABC transporter substrate-binding protein yields MNPSRPYPSRRRVLGLGGALAASAGLGGLAACSSGPRAGAHGDPAKGDITVWSWAGPAAEMRALVPEFTKAHPGIKVTVEDIGNPAIWDKITTSMAADGAGLADVLHIGVDYLPAYTDRFPGQLADLGPLGAGKYRTAFADGLWQTVSLDGSRVDALPWEANSGGFYYRADVFEQAGVDVTALGTWDDTIEAGREIKAKTGTYLLGIDKPASQQDSANLFQLLLQLQGAMYFDLDGAITVSSPEAVLAMTLIKRMNDAGLVNDISGGWNSLISSVKSGTAAVLPWPTWFGGVIEDSVPDQAGLWGVRLPPAVQPGGTNAATVNSTHLAVSGTSRHQAAAFRFVEFVLTRPRSQVRIYRNQGIAPALMAAYEDPVFHQPSEFFGGQKKGEIFLDALRADSPAFNYTSDYARALKAVTDAQTRVLLRGADPATELRRAADQLAAQTARKVAR; encoded by the coding sequence ATGAACCCGAGTCGTCCGTATCCGAGTCGGCGCAGAGTGCTGGGCCTTGGCGGGGCCCTCGCGGCGAGCGCGGGGCTGGGCGGACTCGCCGCCTGCTCGTCAGGCCCGCGGGCCGGTGCGCACGGCGACCCGGCGAAGGGTGACATCACCGTGTGGAGCTGGGCGGGCCCCGCCGCGGAGATGCGCGCTCTGGTACCGGAGTTCACCAAGGCGCACCCGGGCATCAAGGTCACCGTCGAGGACATCGGCAACCCGGCCATCTGGGACAAGATCACGACCTCGATGGCGGCGGACGGCGCCGGGCTCGCGGACGTCCTGCACATCGGCGTCGACTACCTGCCCGCGTACACGGACCGCTTCCCGGGGCAGCTCGCCGACCTCGGCCCGCTCGGCGCCGGCAAGTACCGGACGGCCTTCGCCGACGGCCTCTGGCAGACGGTCTCCCTGGACGGCTCCCGCGTCGACGCCCTGCCCTGGGAGGCCAACTCCGGCGGCTTCTACTACCGCGCGGACGTCTTCGAGCAGGCCGGTGTGGACGTGACGGCCCTCGGCACCTGGGACGACACCATCGAGGCCGGCCGGGAGATCAAGGCGAAGACCGGCACGTACCTGCTGGGCATCGACAAGCCCGCCTCGCAGCAGGACTCGGCCAACCTCTTCCAGTTGCTGCTCCAGCTCCAGGGCGCCATGTACTTCGATCTCGACGGCGCCATCACGGTCAGCTCACCCGAAGCGGTCCTGGCCATGACGCTCATCAAGCGGATGAACGACGCCGGCCTGGTCAACGACATCTCCGGCGGCTGGAACTCCCTGATCAGCTCGGTCAAGAGCGGCACCGCGGCGGTGCTGCCCTGGCCCACCTGGTTCGGCGGGGTCATCGAGGACTCCGTCCCGGACCAGGCCGGGCTCTGGGGCGTACGCCTGCCGCCCGCCGTCCAGCCCGGCGGCACCAACGCCGCCACCGTCAACTCCACCCACCTGGCTGTCTCCGGCACCAGCCGGCACCAGGCCGCCGCCTTCCGGTTCGTCGAGTTCGTCCTCACCCGCCCCCGGTCCCAGGTGCGCATCTACCGGAACCAGGGCATCGCGCCGGCCCTGATGGCGGCGTACGAGGACCCCGTCTTCCACCAGCCGTCGGAGTTCTTCGGCGGCCAGAAGAAGGGCGAGATCTTCCTCGACGCGCTACGGGCCGACTCCCCGGCCTTCAACTACACCTCCGACTACGCCCGCGCGCTCAAGGCGGTCACCGACGCCCAGACCCGTGTCCTGCTCCGAGGGGCCGATCCGGCCACCGAGCTGCGCCGGGCCGCCGACCAGCTCGCCGCGCAGACCGCACGCAAGGTGGCCCGATGA
- a CDS encoding LacI family DNA-binding transcriptional regulator — translation MKVGIVEIAARAGVSEATVSRVINRRQGVAKKTRDAVETAMTELGYERTVEGQLVAVITEHVSNPFFADVAERIEAALAPHGLKTVLCPAFPGGVQEREFILSLVDKGIAAVVFLSSSNTVEGADTETYALLRARRIPYLGVNGEFADEVPAPVYSTDDALAAELAVDHLHRLGHRAIGMASGPVGNRPADRRVRGFLDAMRQRGTTDAERWVMRHSYSVEGGQAAAQTLLRLGATAIVAASDYMALGAIRGIRRQAYAVPGDVSVVGYDGSAITEFTDPPLTTVRQPGDRLALEVGRSVLSLVSGRDVPTGELLFDPELVIRSTTGPPPVRD, via the coding sequence ATGAAGGTCGGCATCGTTGAGATCGCTGCCCGTGCGGGTGTGAGCGAGGCGACGGTCAGCCGGGTCATCAACCGCCGCCAGGGCGTGGCGAAGAAGACCAGGGACGCGGTCGAGACGGCCATGACGGAACTCGGCTACGAGCGGACCGTGGAGGGGCAGCTCGTCGCGGTGATCACCGAGCACGTCTCCAACCCCTTCTTCGCCGACGTCGCGGAGCGCATCGAGGCGGCCCTGGCCCCGCACGGACTCAAGACCGTGCTCTGCCCGGCGTTCCCCGGCGGGGTGCAGGAGCGGGAATTCATCCTCTCCCTCGTCGACAAGGGCATCGCGGCGGTGGTCTTCCTCTCCTCCTCCAACACGGTGGAGGGCGCCGACACCGAGACGTACGCGCTGCTGCGCGCGCGCCGCATCCCGTATCTCGGGGTCAACGGCGAGTTCGCCGACGAGGTGCCGGCGCCCGTCTACTCCACCGACGACGCCCTGGCGGCGGAGCTGGCCGTCGACCACCTCCACCGCCTCGGCCACCGCGCCATCGGCATGGCCTCGGGCCCGGTCGGCAACCGGCCGGCCGACCGGCGGGTGCGGGGCTTCCTCGACGCCATGCGGCAGCGCGGCACCACGGACGCCGAGCGGTGGGTCATGCGGCACTCGTACTCGGTCGAGGGCGGCCAGGCGGCCGCCCAGACCCTGCTGCGGCTGGGCGCCACGGCGATCGTCGCGGCCAGCGACTACATGGCGCTCGGCGCGATCCGCGGCATCCGCCGCCAGGCGTACGCGGTGCCGGGCGACGTCTCCGTGGTCGGCTACGACGGCTCCGCCATCACCGAGTTCACGGACCCCCCGCTGACGACCGTGCGCCAGCCGGGCGACCGGCTCGCCCTGGAGGTGGGCCGCAGCGTCCTGTCCCTGGTCAGCGGCCGCGACGTACCCACCGGCGAACTCCTCTTCGACCCAGAACTGGTCATCCGCTCCACGACGGGCCCTCCGCCGGTACGGGACTGA
- a CDS encoding carbohydrate ABC transporter permease, translating into MRQATGQSRSPGKSIMLTSGFAVALAAVLIPFYWLVVAGTHSTADIFGSPPPLLPGDHLGENLASLQETASFGQVVLNSLLIAAVYTVCAGLVCTLAGYAFAKYRFKGRNVLFGVLMLGLVIPNQVTLVPLFQMMADWQWLNTYQAVIMPNLALPFGIFLMRQSMAALPDELLDSGRMDGCGEFRVFLRVVLPPMKPALAALAIFLFLFQWNDFIWPLIVLRDSGSYTIPVALASLQGVDDTDYGAILAGTAIAAVPMALVFLALQRHFVSGLLAGAVKE; encoded by the coding sequence ATGAGACAAGCCACCGGGCAGTCCCGTTCGCCGGGGAAGAGCATCATGCTCACGTCCGGGTTCGCCGTCGCGCTCGCCGCCGTGCTGATCCCGTTCTACTGGCTCGTCGTCGCCGGCACCCACAGCACCGCCGACATCTTCGGCTCACCGCCGCCGCTGCTGCCCGGCGACCACCTGGGGGAGAACCTCGCCAGCCTCCAGGAGACGGCGTCCTTCGGGCAGGTCGTGCTCAACTCCCTGCTGATCGCAGCGGTCTACACCGTCTGCGCCGGGCTGGTGTGCACCCTCGCCGGGTACGCGTTCGCCAAGTACCGCTTCAAGGGCCGGAACGTGCTGTTCGGCGTGCTGATGCTGGGCCTGGTCATCCCCAACCAGGTGACCCTGGTCCCGCTGTTCCAGATGATGGCGGACTGGCAGTGGCTCAACACGTACCAGGCCGTGATCATGCCGAACCTGGCCCTCCCCTTCGGCATCTTCCTCATGCGCCAGTCCATGGCCGCCCTGCCCGACGAACTGCTGGACTCGGGCCGGATGGACGGCTGCGGGGAGTTCAGGGTCTTCCTGCGCGTCGTGCTGCCCCCGATGAAGCCCGCCCTCGCCGCCCTGGCGATCTTCCTCTTCCTCTTCCAGTGGAACGACTTCATCTGGCCGCTGATCGTCCTGCGCGACAGCGGCTCCTACACCATCCCCGTCGCCCTCGCCTCCCTCCAGGGCGTCGACGACACCGACTACGGCGCCATCCTCGCCGGCACCGCCATCGCCGCCGTCCCCATGGCGCTCGTCTTCCTGGCCCTCCAACGCCACTTCGTCTCCGGCCTGCTCGCCGGGGCCGTCAAGGAGTGA
- a CDS encoding UBP-type zinc finger domain-containing protein codes for MDAERMSGIDPASSPSGDGCAGCLAGEGPGWWFHLRRCAACGRIGCCDSSPSQHASRHARETGHPVLTSFEPGEDWFWNADTGQFVDGPAMSPPHAHPDGQPVPGPAGKVPPDWQQHLN; via the coding sequence ATGGATGCCGAGCGGATGTCTGGGATCGATCCTGCCTCCAGCCCCAGTGGGGACGGGTGTGCCGGGTGTTTGGCCGGGGAGGGGCCCGGGTGGTGGTTTCACTTGCGGCGGTGTGCCGCCTGTGGGCGCATCGGGTGTTGTGACTCCTCGCCCTCGCAGCACGCCAGCCGGCATGCGCGGGAGACCGGGCATCCGGTGCTGACCAGTTTCGAGCCCGGTGAGGACTGGTTCTGGAACGCCGACACCGGGCAGTTCGTCGACGGGCCCGCGATGAGCCCGCCGCACGCGCACCCCGACGGGCAGCCCGTGCCGGGGCCCGCGGGGAAGGTTCCGCCGGACTGGCAGCAGCACCTCAACTGA
- a CDS encoding carbohydrate ABC transporter permease — MTTSAPQARTAPPPARRKAGRQRPRRSGRRLAPYLFLLPAAVLFAVFKLYPIGRSFFLSLYKSVDGVDRYVGLDNYERLMDDPLFWTALRNTGVILVIQVPLMLALATGLAVALNSALLRARAVFRLGFFLPMITGLVAYGIIFSVLLNQQYGLANWLLSLVGAGEVPWLTDPLWAQISLGLALTWHYTGYNAVILLARLQTIPSELYNAAAVDGAGAWQSFRHVTLPGLRPALLLTTVLSTIGTLQIFDEPYILTRGGPDNATLTIGVYLYQNAFQYFDFGYASAIAYVLAVLIGVLGLIQFRVLGDKS, encoded by the coding sequence ATGACCACGTCCGCCCCCCAGGCCCGCACCGCGCCGCCGCCCGCGAGAAGGAAGGCGGGGCGGCAGCGGCCGCGCCGCAGCGGGCGCCGGCTCGCGCCGTACCTCTTCCTCCTGCCCGCCGCGGTCCTGTTCGCCGTCTTCAAGCTCTATCCCATCGGCCGGTCCTTCTTCCTCAGCCTCTACAAGTCGGTGGACGGCGTCGACCGGTACGTCGGCCTCGACAACTACGAGCGGCTCATGGACGACCCGCTCTTCTGGACCGCCCTGCGCAACACCGGCGTCATCCTGGTCATCCAGGTCCCGCTGATGCTCGCCCTCGCCACCGGCCTGGCGGTCGCCCTCAACTCCGCGCTGCTGCGCGCCCGGGCGGTCTTCCGGCTCGGCTTCTTCCTGCCGATGATCACCGGCCTCGTCGCGTACGGGATCATCTTCTCCGTACTCCTCAACCAGCAGTACGGGCTGGCCAACTGGCTGCTCTCGCTCGTCGGCGCCGGCGAGGTGCCCTGGCTCACCGACCCGCTGTGGGCGCAGATATCCCTGGGCCTCGCCCTGACCTGGCACTACACCGGCTACAACGCCGTCATCCTGCTCGCCAGGCTGCAGACCATCCCGTCCGAGCTGTACAACGCCGCCGCCGTGGACGGCGCCGGCGCCTGGCAGTCCTTCCGCCACGTGACCCTGCCGGGGCTGCGGCCGGCGCTCCTGCTCACCACGGTGCTCTCCACGATCGGCACCCTGCAGATCTTCGACGAGCCGTACATCCTCACCCGCGGCGGACCGGACAACGCCACGCTCACCATCGGCGTGTACCTGTACCAGAACGCCTTCCAATACTTCGACTTCGGATACGCCTCGGCCATCGCCTACGTGCTCGCCGTGCTCATCGGAGTCCTCGGCCTGATCCAGTTCCGGGTCCTGGGAGACAAGTCATGA
- a CDS encoding alpha-L-fucosidase → MAARLSHRGRRRAPLSRWRALFAALVLALAAGLLAAPATRAEVQHPRQEWLRDSTAGLFLHWGMFTAPRHLDCEEWERDVTGGGWSADYWVDEAKKLGASYIVLATFHSRLGYARPWPSEIPGSCATERDLLGELVAAGQEKDVKIIMYMTDDPQWHNEQGVETLDSAAYSAHKGRDVDLTTRAGFGMYSYDLFFELMENYPGLAGFWIDNDNEYWEENDLYEQIRERRPDWLLSNNNEDTPIMDTVSNEQKTGMTPSYDYPSAVTVPMPRLTEADYKLPTTGSWWYDGGDHEVDARLSTGRYITNAGASMKSLMAETPMVNGKMPPQQEAFNDFMGRWVEPVRESVYGVEGGGYMYGGMQPGFWNDGAHGVVTVGRGDGGTRTQYVHVLTRPRTDSVRLRDNGYRATAVTDLRTGEEMRFSQSGGYLSILDIRDWDPYDTVFKVTTDGGQPSYDAAGVTATASSARAGHPAADLTDGDYETYWDSDGRLPASVTLDLGARKPATALAVNQREWSPTHARTTFGRPEDSARIRDYRVYVSDDGKHFRQVRAGAMRSARGVQVVDIGDQQARYLKLEVRSLWGGPQAPEFFGQLRVDEIQVAHGRPAATRAALPLEAEARDNRLQGGARPTGCDACSGSRHVAGLGGGERSSVTYRDVRAPADGDYRLQLDHTARGDSSLSVSVNGAAPVGVSVAGSNAEVPESTAVSVPLKAGANTVKVFSSDSRGPGLDRISVGPLPPASYRPKTTLTVRPHGLQWAGPGRRSTTVTAQLRLDDDEQLTDVRLAPRLPAGWAAEGGPATASSLRLGQTLEASWTVTSPPGQDIGSADIPVAADFEVLGRGKSVSDEVSLRTLPGDRAWMREAEDSANDLGTTGITGCGPCSGDEKIRNIGGGAEASVVFPDVRVDEGGERTLYIDYTVNGTRTFQVSVNGGPPAEATVTDIGNNTPRTTSLPITLQPGTNTIRIGNATDSAPDLDRLSLGTREATP, encoded by the coding sequence ATGGCAGCACGGCTTTCGCACCGCGGCCGGCGAAGAGCACCGCTCTCCCGTTGGCGCGCCCTGTTCGCGGCGCTCGTCCTGGCGCTGGCCGCCGGCCTCCTCGCCGCCCCGGCCACCCGGGCGGAGGTTCAGCATCCGCGGCAGGAGTGGCTGCGCGACTCCACCGCCGGCCTCTTCCTGCACTGGGGCATGTTCACCGCGCCCCGGCACCTCGACTGCGAGGAGTGGGAGCGCGACGTCACCGGGGGCGGCTGGTCCGCGGACTACTGGGTGGACGAGGCGAAGAAGCTCGGCGCCTCGTACATCGTGCTGGCGACCTTCCACAGCCGGCTCGGCTACGCCCGCCCGTGGCCGTCGGAGATCCCCGGCAGTTGCGCCACGGAGCGCGACCTGCTCGGCGAACTCGTCGCGGCCGGGCAGGAGAAGGACGTCAAGATCATCATGTATATGACCGACGACCCGCAGTGGCACAACGAGCAGGGCGTCGAGACGCTCGACTCGGCCGCGTACTCCGCCCACAAGGGCCGGGACGTGGACCTGACCACCCGCGCCGGGTTCGGCATGTACAGCTACGACCTGTTCTTCGAGCTGATGGAGAACTATCCCGGCCTGGCCGGCTTCTGGATCGACAACGACAACGAGTACTGGGAGGAGAACGACCTCTACGAGCAGATCCGCGAGCGGCGTCCCGACTGGCTGCTGAGCAACAACAACGAAGACACGCCGATCATGGACACCGTCAGCAACGAGCAGAAGACCGGCATGACCCCCTCGTACGACTACCCGTCCGCCGTGACCGTGCCCATGCCGCGGCTGACGGAGGCGGACTACAAGCTGCCCACCACCGGTAGCTGGTGGTACGACGGCGGCGACCACGAGGTCGACGCGCGGCTGAGCACCGGCCGCTACATCACCAACGCCGGCGCCTCGATGAAGTCGCTCATGGCCGAGACCCCGATGGTGAACGGCAAGATGCCGCCGCAGCAGGAGGCGTTCAACGACTTCATGGGCCGGTGGGTCGAGCCCGTCAGGGAGTCGGTCTACGGCGTCGAGGGCGGCGGCTACATGTACGGCGGCATGCAGCCCGGCTTCTGGAACGACGGCGCCCACGGCGTGGTCACCGTCGGCCGGGGCGACGGCGGCACCCGCACCCAGTACGTCCACGTGCTCACCCGGCCCCGTACCGACTCCGTCCGGCTGCGCGACAACGGCTATCGCGCGACCGCGGTGACCGACCTGCGCACCGGCGAGGAGATGCGCTTCAGCCAGTCCGGCGGCTACCTCTCGATCCTGGACATCCGCGACTGGGACCCGTACGACACCGTCTTCAAGGTCACCACCGACGGCGGGCAGCCCTCCTACGACGCCGCAGGAGTGACCGCCACCGCCTCCTCCGCACGCGCCGGCCACCCGGCCGCCGACCTCACCGACGGCGACTACGAGACCTACTGGGACAGCGACGGCCGACTGCCCGCGTCCGTCACCCTGGACCTGGGCGCGCGCAAGCCCGCCACGGCGCTGGCGGTCAACCAGCGCGAGTGGTCCCCGACGCACGCCCGTACGACCTTCGGCCGCCCCGAGGACTCCGCGCGCATCAGGGACTACCGCGTCTACGTGAGCGACGACGGCAAGCACTTCAGGCAGGTGCGCGCCGGGGCGATGCGCAGCGCCCGCGGGGTGCAGGTCGTCGACATCGGCGACCAGCAGGCCCGTTACCTCAAGCTGGAGGTACGCAGCCTCTGGGGCGGCCCGCAGGCCCCGGAGTTCTTCGGGCAACTGCGCGTCGACGAGATCCAGGTGGCCCACGGCCGCCCCGCGGCCACCCGCGCCGCACTGCCGCTGGAGGCCGAGGCGCGGGACAACCGGCTGCAGGGCGGGGCGCGCCCGACCGGGTGCGACGCCTGCTCCGGCTCGCGGCACGTCGCCGGGCTCGGCGGCGGGGAGCGCAGCTCCGTCACGTACCGCGATGTCCGCGCGCCCGCGGACGGCGACTACCGCCTCCAGCTCGACCACACCGCGCGCGGCGACTCGTCGCTGTCGGTGAGCGTCAACGGCGCGGCGCCCGTCGGCGTCTCCGTCGCCGGCAGCAACGCGGAGGTGCCGGAGAGCACGGCGGTCTCCGTACCGCTGAAGGCCGGAGCGAACACGGTGAAGGTCTTCAGCTCCGACAGCCGGGGCCCCGGCCTGGACCGGATCTCGGTCGGCCCGCTGCCCCCGGCCTCGTACCGGCCGAAGACGACGCTCACCGTCCGCCCGCACGGCCTGCAGTGGGCCGGCCCGGGCCGGCGCTCGACCACGGTCACCGCGCAGCTCCGGCTGGACGACGACGAGCAGCTCACCGACGTCCGCCTCGCCCCGCGGCTGCCGGCCGGCTGGGCGGCGGAGGGCGGGCCGGCCACGGCCTCGTCGCTGCGGCTGGGCCAGACGCTTGAGGCGAGCTGGACGGTCACCTCACCGCCCGGCCAGGACATCGGCTCGGCGGACATCCCGGTGGCGGCGGACTTCGAGGTGCTGGGGCGCGGCAAGAGCGTGTCGGACGAGGTGTCGCTACGGACGCTGCCCGGCGACCGGGCGTGGATGCGCGAGGCGGAGGACTCGGCGAACGACCTCGGCACGACGGGGATCACCGGGTGCGGCCCCTGCTCGGGCGACGAGAAGATCCGCAACATCGGCGGCGGCGCGGAGGCGTCGGTGGTCTTCCCGGACGTGCGGGTGGACGAGGGCGGCGAGCGGACGCTGTACATCGACTACACGGTGAACGGCACGCGCACGTTCCAGGTGAGCGTCAACGGCGGCCCGCCGGCGGAGGCGACGGTGACGGACATCGGCAACAACACCCCACGCACGACCTCGCTCCCGATCACCCTCCAACCAGGCACCAACACGATCAGAATCGGCAACGCCACCGACTCCGCCCCAGACCTCGACCGCCTCTCCCTGGGCACCCGGGAAGCCACGCCGTAG
- a CDS encoding DUF5996 family protein: protein MTNVLPTADPWPALRVADWADTRQSLHMWTQIVGKVRLALAPMVNHWWQVAFYVSARGLTTSAIPGRRTFDMEFDFVDHQLRLRTTAGAVETVALEAKPVADFYRETMAALERAGVDVSILARPVEVEVAIPFAEDRTHTAYDPEHARAFWGQLVQASRVLSEFRSRFIGKVSPVHFFWGGMDMAVTRFSGRTAPVHAGGTPNCPDWVMTEGYSHELSSAGFWPGGDGEGMFYAYAYPEPPGFSDHPVPAGAYAQEWKQFLLPYETVRTAPDPDALLLGFLQSTYEAAALHGDWDRAALEDDPARRAGPR, encoded by the coding sequence ATGACGAATGTGCTTCCCACCGCCGACCCGTGGCCGGCGCTGCGCGTCGCGGACTGGGCGGACACCCGCCAGTCCCTGCACATGTGGACCCAGATCGTCGGGAAGGTCCGGCTGGCGCTGGCGCCGATGGTCAACCACTGGTGGCAGGTGGCGTTCTACGTCTCCGCCCGCGGTCTGACGACGTCCGCGATCCCCGGCCGCCGCACGTTCGACATGGAGTTCGACTTCGTCGACCACCAGTTGCGGCTGCGCACCACGGCCGGCGCCGTGGAGACCGTCGCGCTGGAGGCGAAGCCGGTCGCCGACTTCTACCGGGAGACGATGGCGGCCCTGGAGCGGGCCGGGGTCGACGTCTCCATCCTGGCCCGCCCGGTCGAGGTGGAGGTGGCGATCCCGTTCGCCGAGGACCGCACCCACACCGCGTACGACCCCGAGCACGCGCGCGCCTTCTGGGGCCAGTTGGTGCAGGCGTCGCGGGTGCTGAGCGAGTTCCGGTCGCGCTTCATCGGCAAGGTCAGCCCCGTGCACTTCTTCTGGGGCGGCATGGACATGGCCGTCACCCGGTTCTCGGGACGCACCGCACCCGTCCACGCCGGCGGCACCCCCAACTGCCCGGACTGGGTGATGACCGAGGGCTACTCGCACGAGCTGAGCAGCGCCGGCTTCTGGCCGGGCGGCGACGGCGAGGGCATGTTCTACGCGTACGCCTATCCGGAGCCGCCGGGCTTCAGCGACCATCCGGTCCCGGCCGGGGCCTATGCGCAGGAGTGGAAGCAGTTCCTCCTGCCGTACGAGACCGTACGCACCGCCCCTGACCCCGACGCCCTGCTGCTGGGCTTCCTGCAGTCCACGTACGAGGCGGCCGCCCTCCACGGCGACTGGGACCGCGCCGCCCTGGAGGACGACCCCGCCCGCCGGGCGGGCCCGCGCTGA
- a CDS encoding VOC family protein, whose protein sequence is MTDQKPAIDLENLPAPETGMVVTLFLTVRRIARSRAFYSEVLGGQVVLEENPCIVKLANSWVIMNPGGGPTPDKPDITVVDYEPGDTVSSFMNLRVADIDAVYREWSAKGATFVTPPIDRGPEKRCYLRDPDGYLIEVGQATGMLEGVFAKKRPEDLPG, encoded by the coding sequence ATGACCGACCAGAAGCCGGCCATCGACCTGGAGAACCTGCCCGCTCCCGAGACCGGGATGGTCGTGACGCTCTTCCTGACCGTCCGGCGCATCGCCCGCTCCCGGGCCTTCTACAGCGAGGTCCTGGGCGGGCAGGTCGTCCTGGAGGAGAACCCCTGCATCGTCAAGCTCGCCAACTCGTGGGTGATCATGAACCCGGGCGGCGGTCCGACCCCCGACAAACCGGATATCACCGTGGTGGACTACGAGCCCGGCGACACGGTCTCCAGCTTCATGAACCTCCGCGTCGCCGACATCGACGCGGTCTACCGGGAGTGGAGCGCCAAGGGAGCCACCTTCGTCACCCCGCCCATCGACCGCGGGCCGGAGAAGCGCTGCTACCTGCGCGACCCCGACGGCTACCTGATCGAGGTGGGCCAGGCCACCGGCATGCTCGAAGGCGTCTTCGCGAAGAAGCGCCCCGAGGACCTGCCCGGCTGA